The DNA region TCTTCGAGGTCCACGACGGCCGGATCACGCTGTGGCGCGACTACTTCGACTTCTTCGATATCACCAAGGGCCTACTGCGCGGCCTGCTGGGCGTGGTCATCCCGGCGCTGCGGACCACGCTGTGACGGATCGCACGTCGCACGCGGTTGTAACATTGTTGTAACATTTGGTTAAGACCATGACTGATAACAACGCCGCGCCGACCAAGCCGAATCCCTTGCAATACGTCCGATATTGCTACGGCGGTCGGCTGCCCAACTCGATGCGCGACTGGGTGCGCCACGACCTGGCGGGCAAGGGCGCCACCCGTCGCATGATGGTTCGGATGTTCATCCCGGCGGTGCTGATCCTCGCGCCGTTCTGGCTCATCCCCACCACGCTGTACGTGCACCTGGGCATGACGCTGCCGATCCTGATTCCGTTCGTGTACTTCTCGCACGCCTTGAACAAGGTGTGGCGGCGGCACATGTTGCGCACGCACGGCCTGAACCCCGGGTTGGTCGACGAGATCTCCCGCCAGAAGAAGGCGCACGTGCACCAGGCGTACGCGGACAAGTACGGCCCGCGCATCGGACCGCCGTCCAGCCACGACGTGTGAGCTGTCAGGCCTGGCGCAGCTGACCTAGTTCGTCGAACGCCTGCGCCCAGCCGAGCAGCCGGTCGGTCGCGTCGGTCAATTCGCTGCGATAGCGGTGCTGCGAGGCCAGCAGTTGCGGTGACGGCGCCCCGCCCCCGTTGGCCGCCGATACCAATTGCGCTGCGGCGGTGACCATCTCGTTGTACTGACGGACACCGATGCCCAGTTGCGCGGTGTAGGCGTTGATGGTCGGCGCGAGGTAGGCCCGGGAGTTGGGCGCGGTGGTGGCCGCCTGCTCCATCGACACCACCTGCGCCGCGGTGGCCGCCATCGCGGTCGCGGTCTGGTTGGCCACCGCGGTCAGATCCTGCACCTCACCGACCGGCAACAGATTGCCGCGTTCCATCACGCTCAGCAGCGAGAACAGGCCGCGCTCCGAGGCGCCCAGGGCGTACATCGCCGGGCGCGCGGCCGAACCGTGCGGCGGCAGCCGCCGAGTGGCGGCCGGCCGCTTCGGCGGCAACGGCGTCGAGCGCAGCCACCGGTATCGCAGGAACGCCAGCGTGGCCGGGAACGCCGCGCCGGCGGCCAGCAGTCCGGGGATCAGCAGCGCCCAGGCGGGCGTGCTCCAGGTTGCCAGCAGCACCGTCACCAGAATGCAGAACAGGGTCGCGAAGGTGAACAGCAGTCCGATCCGCAGCGCCCATTTGCGCTTACGCAGCAACCGGGCGCGCGGGTCGGCGGCCAAGCTGAGTTTGTGGGCGACCAGGTCGGCGGCCTCGCTGGCGCCGTCGATCCCCCGTTGCAGCACCGCTCGCCATTGCTTGGTTAGAGGCTTGACCGCCATCGTTCTACCTTCATTCGCACTGGCCAGCTCAGCTACTGACTGAGCGGCTTATCGGGGGCGGCCTCAGCGGCCGGTGTCGCGGGGGATGCCTGCGGGGTGCCGGACGTGGTCCCGGTCGTCCCCGAGGTCAATGACTCGCCGCGCATGGAGGCCCGGATCTGCTCGAGCCGCGAGTGCCCGGCCATCTCCACGCTGGCCTGCTGCACCTCGAGCATGCGGCCCTGCACCGAATTCTGTGCCAGTTCGGCCTCACCCATGGCGTTGGCGTAGCGGCGTTCGATCTTGTCGCGGACCTCATCGAGGCTCGGCGTGTTGCCCGGCGCGGCGATCTCGGTCATCGACCGCAGCGACGCGCTGACCTGCTCCTGCATCTTGGCCTGCTCGAGCTGGCTGAGCAGCTTGGTCCGCTCGCTGATCTTCTGCTGCAGCACCATCGCGTTCTGCTCGACGGCCTTCTTGGCCTGACCGGCGGCCTGCAGCGCCTGATCGTGCAGCGCCTTGAGATCCTCGACGCTCTGCTCGGCGGTCACCAACTGCGCCGCGAACGCCTCGGCGGCGTTGTTGTACTCGTTGGCCTTGGTGGCGTCGCCGTTCCCGACTGCCTGGTCGGCGAGCGTGATCGCCTGCCGGACGTTGGCCTGCAGCTTCTCGATGTCGGCGAGCTGCCGGTTGAGGCGCATCTCGAGCTGACGCTGATTGCCGATCACCTGGGCGGCCTGCTGGGACAGGGCCTGATGCTGACGCTGAGCCTCCTCGATGGCCTGCTGAATCTGGACCTTCGGATCGGCATGCTCGTCAATCTTCGAATTGAACAGCGCCATCAGGTAGCGCCATGCCTTAACGAACGGATTGGCCATGAGTGTCATGCCGCCTAACGTTGTCGGTGGTGTCTGGTGTGACTCGACCTGCGCAGACCAATTTATCGGTTCGGCGGCGTTCGCCACACTCCCCTACTCGAAAATCGAACGTGGCGCCGATCAGGCCACTGCCATCGCGACCGGCTTGACCGGCGGGATGACGACCTTGGTGCTGGCGTCGATGCGCGCGGCGCCACCGGCGCCGGGTTCGGCGTGTTCGTGGTGGGCCATCTGCTCGCCGGCGTCGGTCAACACCAGCGACAGCGGAATGTCCAGCGCCGAGCAGATCGCGCTGAGTAGCTCGCTGGAGGCCTCCTTGCGGCCCCGTTCGACCTCAGAGAGGTAGCCGAGGCTGACTCGGGCGGAGTCAGACACCTCGCGCAGGGTGCGGCCCTGGGCCGTACGGGCACGACGCAGCACGTCTCCAACGACCTCCCGCAGCAACAACGTCATCGTGTCTCCTTTGCTCCGCGGGGACGGCGCGTCGACAGGGACGGCGCGCCCAGCGCGGACTTCGTCGGGCTCTGTGGTGATCAACGTCTACGACGTCGCGTTTGGTTCCCGGGGAGCCCGGCGAAAATCCCGGATCGCCGAGACCAGATAGTCGATGCCGGTCCACACCGTGAGCAAGATCGCCAGCCCCATCACGACCGAGGCCGTGGTGTGCCAAACCGTGGGCCAGGCGTCCAGCGGTAGCACGAACAGTCCGATACCGACGGCCTGCACCAAGGCCTTGAGCTTGCCGCCGCGGCTGGCCGGGATCACGCCGCGGCGCAGCACCGCGAATCGCAGCACCGTGATGCCGATCTCGCGCACCAGGATGACCACCGTCACCCACCAGGGCAGGTCGCCCAGCATCGACAGCCCGATCAGCGCCGAACCGATCAGCAGCTTGTCGGCGATCGGATCGGCGAGCATGCCGAACTCGGTCACCATGTTGTATTTGCGGGCCAGCTGACCGTCGAGCCGGTCGGTAATCACGGCGACCGTGAAGATCGCGAAAGCCGCGATGCGGTTCGCGAATTCGTGACCGTCGCCGGCGAAGAGCACCAGCAGGAAGACCGGAACCAGCACGAGCCGCAGTGCGGTCAACAAGTTAGCGGCATTGACCACGGAAGGGCGCCGGGCCGCCGGTTCAATTTCAGGGTGCCCCGACACCGCAATAGAATATCGGTGGCGTCTAAGAGCCCGGCACCCGATACTGTCCACCCGTGAACGAGCCGCAATCCACCGCCCCGACAGTGCGTCGCGCCCGCACCTCCGACGTGCCGGCGATGAAGCGTCTCGTGGACACCTACGCGGGCAAGATCCTGCTGGAAAAGAACCTGGTCACGCTGTACGAAGCGATCCAGGAATTCTGGGTCGCCGAGCTCGACGGCGAGATCGTCGGCTGCGGCGCGCTGCACGTGATGTGGTCGGACCTGGGTGAGGTCCGCACGGTGGCCGTCGATCCCAAGGTCAAGGGCCGCGGGGTGGGCCACGCGATCGTGGCGAAGCTGCTCGAGGTCGCCCGCGAGCTGCAGCTCGAGCGGCTGTTCGTGCTCACCTTCGAGACCCGGTTCTTCAGCGCGCACGGCTTCCGCGAGATCGACGGCACCCCGGTGACCGCCGAGGTGTACGAGGAGATGTGCCGGTCCTACGACATCGGCGTCGCCGAGTTCCTGGACCTGAGCTACGTCAAGCCCAACATCCTGGGCAACACCCGGATGCTGCTGATCCTGTAGCCGAAACTCACCCTTGGGCCGGAAAGTCCGAATGGATTCCGGCATTTCGCCGATCTCGGTACCTAAAACTCCGGCTCGTCGTCGGTGTCGGAGTCCTCGGCCGCGCGGCCGCTGTCGCCGCGGATCAGCGCCAGCGTCGAGGCCAGCTCGTCGGGCTTGACCAGCACCTCGCGTGCCTTGGACCCCTCGGACGGCCCGACGATGTCGCGTGTCTCCATCAGGTCCATCAGCCGGCCCGCCTTGGCGAACCCGACCCGCAGCTTGCGCTGCAGCATCGAGGTGGAGCCGAACTGCGAGGACACCACCAGCTCGACGGCCTGCAGCAGCACGTCCAGGTCGTCACCGATGTCGGGGTCGACGTCCTTGCGCTCGCCGCCGGGCTTGGCGGCGGTCACGCCGTCGGTGTAGTCGGGCTCGGCCTGGTCCTTGCAGGCCTCGACGACGGCCTGGATCTCCTCGTCGGTGATGAACGCGCCCTGCAGCCGGATGGGCTTGTTGGCGCCCATCGGGAGAAACAGGCCGTCGCCCATGCCGATCAGCTTCTCCGCGCCCTGCTGATCGAGGATGACGCGGCTGTCGGTCAGCGACGACGTCGCAAACGCCAGCCGCGACGGCACGTTCGTCTTGATCAGCCCGGTCACGACGTCCACCGAGGGGCGCTGGGTGGCCAGCACCAGGTGGATGCCGGCCGCACGGGCCTTCTGGGTGATCCGCACGATGGCGTCCTCGACGTCGCGGGGCGCGGTCATCATCAGATCGGCGAGCTCGTCGACGATGGCCAGGATGTACGGGTAGGGCTTGTATTCCCGCTTGCTGCCCAGCGGGGCCGTGATCTCGCCGGAGCGCACCTTCTCGTTGAACACGTCGATGTGACGCACCCGGGAGGCCTGCATGTCCTGGTAGCGCTGCTCCATCTCCTCGACCAACCAGGCCAACGCCGCCGCGGCCTTCTTCGGCTCGGTGATGATGGGGGTGATGAGGTGCGGGATGCCCTCATACGGCGTCAGTTCCACCATCTTCGGGTCGATCAGGATCATCCTGACCTCCTCGGGGGTGGCCCGCGCCAGCAGCGAGACCAGCATCGAGTTGACGAAGCTGGACTTACCGGAACCGGTGGATCCGGCCACCAGCAGGTGCGGCATCTTGGCCAGGTTGGCCGAGATGAAGTCGCCCTCGATGTCCTTGCCGAGTCCTATCACCAGCGGATGGTGGTCGCGCCGGGTGCTGGGCGCGGTCAGTACATCCGCGAGCCGGACCATCTCGCGGTCGGTGTTGGGGACCTCGATACCCACCGCGGACTTGCCCGGGATGGGCGCGAGCATGCGCACGCTCTCGGTGGCCACCGCATAGGCGATGTTGCGGTGCAGCGCGGTGATCTTCTCCACCTTGACGCCGGGGCCGAGTTCCACCTCGTAGCGGGTGACGGTGGGTCCGCGGGTGCAGCCGGTGACGGCGGCGTCGACCTTGAACTGCTGCAGCACCGAGGAAATCGACTCGACCATCGCGTCGTTGGCCGCGCTGCGCCGCTTCGGCGGATCGCCGGCAATCAACAGATCCAGCGGCGGCAGCACATACGGGCCCTCCACCACGCGGTCCACCACCGCGACCGCGGCCGGTTCGGGGGCGGTCTTGGCGGCCGGCTTGCGCTTGCGCGGCTTGGCGGCCACCGCGGGCTCCGGAATGGTCGGCGGGTCGTCGAGGCCCACGGCGGTCTCGTCGTTCAACGGGTAGTTGTCGTACGGCGTTCCGCCCGGCCACCTCTGTGGCTCATCCTGATACGCCGCGGGGTCGTCGTAATAGCCGTCGGAGAAGTCTTCGGTATCGCGCTGTCCCGCTTCATCTTCGGCGTACTCGTCGTACTCATCGTCGTAGTAGTCGTCGTACTCGCGGTTGAAGCGGGTGCTGAACATGTGGTGCAGCGTGGCGGGCACCTCGCGGATGGTGGTGCCGGTCAGCAGCAGTAGCCCGAAGACCACGCCGATGAACAGCAGCGGTGCGGCGATCCAGACCGTCAACCCGTCCGACAACGGTCCGCCGATCGCGAAGCCGAAGAACCCCGCCGCACCCTGGCGGGCGCTCGGGTCCTCTGGTGAACCGGACCACAGATGCCACAGTCCCAGGGCCGGCAACGCCACCATCGCCACGCCGAGGATCAGCCGGGGCCGCGCCTCCGGATCGGGCGCGGTGCGCATCAGCGCGATCGCGACGGTCGCGACGGCGATCGGCAGCAGCATCACCGACGAGCCGACCATGGTGCGCAGCACCTCGTCGATCCACGCCCCCACCGGCCGCGCCGCGTCGAACCACGAACTGGCAGCGATGACACCGGCGATCCCCAGAAGGGCCAGCGCGATGCCGTCGCGCCGGTGGCCCGGTTCGATATCACGGGCCCGGCCCACCGACCGCGCGGTACTGCCGGCACCCCGCGCCAGCATCAACCAGGTGGCCCGCGACGCCCGCCCGACGGCGACACCGGCCGCCGCCACCGGCGACGGGCCGTGTTGGGGCCGACGCGCCGGCGCCTTCTTACGTGGCGGGGCGGGCCGCTTGGACCGCGCGGCCGACTTCGAACCGGCCCCCGACCGCGCCCCTGACCTGCCCGTTTTCGCGCCGGAACGCGCAGCGGTCTTACTTGCCA from Mycolicibacterium sp. MU0053 includes:
- a CDS encoding DUF5313 domain-containing protein; translation: MTDNNAAPTKPNPLQYVRYCYGGRLPNSMRDWVRHDLAGKGATRRMMVRMFIPAVLILAPFWLIPTTLYVHLGMTLPILIPFVYFSHALNKVWRRHMLRTHGLNPGLVDEISRQKKAHVHQAYADKYGPRIGPPSSHDV
- a CDS encoding FtsK/SpoIIIE family DNA translocase, producing the protein MASKTAARSGAKTGRSGARSGAGSKSAARSKRPAPPRKKAPARRPQHGPSPVAAAGVAVGRASRATWLMLARGAGSTARSVGRARDIEPGHRRDGIALALLGIAGVIAASSWFDAARPVGAWIDEVLRTMVGSSVMLLPIAVATVAIALMRTAPDPEARPRLILGVAMVALPALGLWHLWSGSPEDPSARQGAAGFFGFAIGGPLSDGLTVWIAAPLLFIGVVFGLLLLTGTTIREVPATLHHMFSTRFNREYDDYYDDEYDEYAEDEAGQRDTEDFSDGYYDDPAAYQDEPQRWPGGTPYDNYPLNDETAVGLDDPPTIPEPAVAAKPRKRKPAAKTAPEPAAVAVVDRVVEGPYVLPPLDLLIAGDPPKRRSAANDAMVESISSVLQQFKVDAAVTGCTRGPTVTRYEVELGPGVKVEKITALHRNIAYAVATESVRMLAPIPGKSAVGIEVPNTDREMVRLADVLTAPSTRRDHHPLVIGLGKDIEGDFISANLAKMPHLLVAGSTGSGKSSFVNSMLVSLLARATPEEVRMILIDPKMVELTPYEGIPHLITPIITEPKKAAAALAWLVEEMEQRYQDMQASRVRHIDVFNEKVRSGEITAPLGSKREYKPYPYILAIVDELADLMMTAPRDVEDAIVRITQKARAAGIHLVLATQRPSVDVVTGLIKTNVPSRLAFATSSLTDSRVILDQQGAEKLIGMGDGLFLPMGANKPIRLQGAFITDEEIQAVVEACKDQAEPDYTDGVTAAKPGGERKDVDPDIGDDLDVLLQAVELVVSSQFGSTSMLQRKLRVGFAKAGRLMDLMETRDIVGPSEGSKAREVLVKPDELASTLALIRGDSGRAAEDSDTDDEPEF
- a CDS encoding amino-acid N-acetyltransferase; translation: MNEPQSTAPTVRRARTSDVPAMKRLVDTYAGKILLEKNLVTLYEAIQEFWVAELDGEIVGCGALHVMWSDLGEVRTVAVDPKVKGRGVGHAIVAKLLEVARELQLERLFVLTFETRFFSAHGFREIDGTPVTAEVYEEMCRSYDIGVAEFLDLSYVKPNILGNTRMLLIL
- the clgR gene encoding transcriptional regulator ClgR, producing the protein MTLLLREVVGDVLRRARTAQGRTLREVSDSARVSLGYLSEVERGRKEASSELLSAICSALDIPLSLVLTDAGEQMAHHEHAEPGAGGAARIDASTKVVIPPVKPVAMAVA
- the pspA gene encoding phage shock protein PspA, which translates into the protein MANPFVKAWRYLMALFNSKIDEHADPKVQIQQAIEEAQRQHQALSQQAAQVIGNQRQLEMRLNRQLADIEKLQANVRQAITLADQAVGNGDATKANEYNNAAEAFAAQLVTAEQSVEDLKALHDQALQAAGQAKKAVEQNAMVLQQKISERTKLLSQLEQAKMQEQVSASLRSMTEIAAPGNTPSLDEVRDKIERRYANAMGEAELAQNSVQGRMLEVQQASVEMAGHSRLEQIRASMRGESLTSGTTGTTSGTPQASPATPAAEAAPDKPLSQ
- the pspM gene encoding phage shock envelope stress response protein PspM, whose amino-acid sequence is MAVKPLTKQWRAVLQRGIDGASEAADLVAHKLSLAADPRARLLRKRKWALRIGLLFTFATLFCILVTVLLATWSTPAWALLIPGLLAAGAAFPATLAFLRYRWLRSTPLPPKRPAATRRLPPHGSAARPAMYALGASERGLFSLLSVMERGNLLPVGEVQDLTAVANQTATAMAATAAQVVSMEQAATTAPNSRAYLAPTINAYTAQLGIGVRQYNEMVTAAAQLVSAANGGGAPSPQLLASQHRYRSELTDATDRLLGWAQAFDELGQLRQA
- the pgsA gene encoding CDP-diacylglycerol--glycerol-3-phosphate 3-phosphatidyltransferase, whose protein sequence is MVNAANLLTALRLVLVPVFLLVLFAGDGHEFANRIAAFAIFTVAVITDRLDGQLARKYNMVTEFGMLADPIADKLLIGSALIGLSMLGDLPWWVTVVILVREIGITVLRFAVLRRGVIPASRGGKLKALVQAVGIGLFVLPLDAWPTVWHTTASVVMGLAILLTVWTGIDYLVSAIRDFRRAPREPNATS